The following proteins are encoded in a genomic region of Ursus arctos isolate Adak ecotype North America unplaced genomic scaffold, UrsArc2.0 scaffold_32, whole genome shotgun sequence:
- the RPA2 gene encoding replication protein A 32 kDa subunit, translating to MWFGGSESYSSSSFGGAGGYTQSPGGFGSPTPSQAEKKSRARAQHIVPCTISQLLSATLVDEMFKIGNVEISQVTVVGIIRHAEKAPTNIVYKLDDMTAAPMDVRQWVDTDDASSENTVVPPETYVKVAGHLRSFQNKKSLVAFKIMPLEDMNEFTTHILEVVNAHMILSKSNSQPPAGRAPISNPGMGETANFGGNSSMPANGLTVAQNQVLNLIKACPRPEGLNFQDLKNQLQHMTVASIKQAVDFLSNEGHIYSTVDDDHFKSTDAD from the exons ATGTGGTTCG GTGGATCTGAAAGCTACAGCAGCTCCTCCTTTGGCGGAGCGGGCGGCTACACGCAGTCCCCCGGGGGCTTTGGATCGCCGACACCTTCGCAGGCTGAAAAGAAATCA agagcCCGAGCCCAGCACATCGTACCCTGTACCATATCTCAGCTGCTTTCTGCCACTCTGGTTGATGAAATGTTCAAAATTGGGAACGTTGAGATTTCACAG GTCACTGTCGTGGGTATAATCAGACATGCAGAGAAGGCCCCAACCAACATCGTGTACAAACTAGATGACATGACCGCCGCACCCATGGATGTCCGTCAGTGGGTTGACACAGAT GATGCCAGCAGTGAAAACACAGTGGTTCCTCCAGAGACATACGTGAAAGTGGCTGGCCATCTGAGATCTTTTCAG aaCAAAAAAAGCCTTGTAGCCTTTAAGATCATGCCTCTGGAGGATATGAATGAGTTCACCACACATATTCTGGAAGTCGTCAATGCACACATGATCCTGAGCAAATCTAACAGCCAG CCCCCAGCAGGGAGAGCACCTATCAGCAATCCAGGAATGGGTGAAACAGCTAACTTTGGTGGGAATAGCTCCATGCCAGCAAATGGCCTCACTGTGGCCCAAAACCAG GTGCTGAATTTGATTAAGGCTTGTCCAAGACCTGAAGGATTAAACTTTCAGGATCTCAAGAACCAGCTCCAGCACATGACTGTAGCCTCCATAAA gcAAGCTGTGGATTTTCTTAGCAAC